The Engraulis encrasicolus isolate BLACKSEA-1 chromosome 22, IST_EnEncr_1.0, whole genome shotgun sequence sequence TACCACATCCGACACATTGTTTGTTACACCTGAACCCTTTTATACATCGGAAATATTTATAAGAACGGAAAATAATAAAAGAAGAGAATTAACTGTTACCCTGCATTCTGTCTCTGCCTCCTAAAACAAACCTGTTGTGCCTTTGTTACTATTCATTTCAGGttttcaggtttatttatttaaaaagggacagcatatattaccagcatttagacaaaaatgctaaatacacaagattatagccatgaggctaatttccatcttttgtcccttgacaggtttgatgttccaaaactaaaaatacacagttatagtacacaaTTGGAAAATTATAGTCAAAGATATGTcacacagtttaaaaaataaataatacaaaatacagttacaagataaaatacccaaataagttaaagaacagctgccagtagtagcctaactatgggaaattatgttgacagcattgagaatctaataaccacaattttaactgtttgctgaatgtgtttactgttggcagtgctttaattttactgggaattgtgttccaggtgtgagagactctgtaagagaaaacagcctgactaaaagcgctctttctaaatggaacagagcaatcacccctggaactggctctggtagccctatttatactttttgtaataaatatctgtagaggaggaggggccaggccatggagaattttatataataaaattgagtcattatatttaatgtagttatcccagtccaacaGTTTATGTTTTTTCAGTACTTTACAGTGATGATAAGTTTTGggctttctatccaagattttcagTGCTTGTTTGTATAATGTTTTAATGGCTTTTAAGGTTGTGACATTTGCTGATGCCCAACTAGTTAGACAGTAGGACATATGTGACATAATCATTGCGTTAAAATACAGTGTAGCTGACTCAAAGGTTAAATTATTCCTAATGTACCTGAAATTAGCtagattaaattttattttgcCTATTCAATATTCTGGGTGGTGAAAttccagtggcgtagtcgtgtaaTTATATGCATAAAATTAGTAAATCATTTCTGGGCTAATCATCATACGGTCCACCTGACTACATACACATATTCGGACATGAAGGCTGTCTTGCAAAAATGGCATTCAACCACACCGTGAGTAGGATTGGGTGCAGGGTTACCAGCTGTATCCGatcatttccagccccaaaaatgctcaaaaactgcTTGGAGGCACTAAATGCTGCCAcatttgaaccaaattgtatttATTTCTATGCCCATAAATGTAcatcaaaacccgcccaatgcTTTTGacagtttttacctgcagacggccatcttaagcagcccaattggactgAAAACACTGGCAATACtgattgggtgtcttgctggaggAAACCTTCAGAAACCTCAGAGAGGGTTCTATGGACATGACAAGAGAGtgacttttccgggtggtactgcactctcagGGCGCTAACGGAGGAGCGCAAACTGACTCCATTCAGAATAAATGGGCTGCGCTCGCTAAACAAcgcctctaggtgaactgcaggcatgggttgaATAGCGAGTGGGGTGGCTGTTTGTAGACCGGCTGTGGAGACGTTTAGGAAAAAGGGGAGTTGAACCAGAGGACCTCTACTAACTGATCCACGGTCACTCTAATCTGGTTTCCTTCCACCTCGTCTTATGTGATCAATTTGATCAAACTATTCATTTCAGTTGTGTAGAAGAGCCTTTAATTGGCTGAATAGTAGTAAAACAGCAAAGGCATTACAGATATGTTTTAAATGGTTGtccttttatttattattaaaacATGGAACAAAAGTAACATAGGCAGGAAAATGAGTAAGATCTATATTACTTATAGTATAGTAGAACTATAGTACACAAACCACTGAGTAAAGTGTTTCCTTATCTTTGTTAGGTTTTTCTTTCATTGTACCTACACTACCATTCTTACAACAACCAAGGAATTACATTCTGGTTTAAGCAGATGATAAACATGACACTGAAATttgaaaatatttgaaaataATGTCTATATTTTGACTACTACCTTGTAGGGACCACTTACGGTGACAAAATATGTTTACAcaggaaaaagaaaataaaggacgGATACCTCCCTCAACCTTACTTTGCATGGagcagaaaagaaaggaaaatcaCAGAACATGCCTGAACCTTGATTACTACTTGAACACAAACTCCTATAGGCTACTGATTGTGTATGAGGCCCCTACAGTAGAGCAGGGCCTGGTGGGTTGTCTTTCTCACCCCTGGCAGCAGCCTAAcctcacatacagtgagtccaatatgtatttgatcccttgctgattttgttggtttgcctactaacaaagacatgatcagtcaataaatgttatgataatatgtattctaatatggagagacagaatatcaaaaataaaatccagaaattaactgaagagaatatatattaatttatttccatttcatcgagcaaaataagtatttgatcctctgccaactgattacagttccgggcccacagaccagatgggcacttccaatcaacttgtcatctgaattaaagacacctgtacatactaacatgcataaaagacacattgaatcagcagaatcagtccatagtatgagtgaatcagtcacactccaacctcaccagcatgggaaagaccaaagagtggtcaaatgatatctgggacacgattttagacctgaacaaagattaaatgggctgcaaagccataagaaagagactgggtattaatgacccagctgttgatgcatttcttccaaaatgtgaggaatacaaaatgactatccatcagcctgtctggggttctatacaagatttgaccttttgtagggatttgataatcatgagaacagaaagaaatcaccctagagctatacggtatgaactaggcaatgatatcaaagctactgaccaaaatcactgagaaaacaactggtagcacttaatgccacagaggtttaaattcctgtagtgcacacatggtacctttacttcagaaggaacctgtgcagtcccacttgaggtttgccaacggacatcagactgctttaggatatgataaggaggtgctgtagtcagatggaaccaaaatcaagatgtttggcattatcacaattcaatgtgttttgagaaagagtactactgtctatgatcccaagaacaccctcctcaccatcatgcatgaaagtggtatcattacggtttgagggtgtgtgtgtggccaaggcacaggacaacttcacatcgtcaacgaatggatggagggagacatgtaatgtgcaatcctgagtgcaaacgtccttccctccaccactacactgaagggtgggtcatttttggatctcccaacatgacaataatacacaacatacagtcaaagcaacgaaggagtggctcaataagaagcatattaaagtcgtgaagtggcctagacactctccaaatattaaccctatagtaattctatggagagaactgaacctcccattttccaagctacagccacaaactattaatgttttagagataatgtgcaaagaaaaatgggcaaaaatattttctactatatgcacaaacattgtcatcaactaaaagaagcatctgacctcagtgctagacaactagggctttgccacaaagcactttatcttctttagctagagggatcaaatacttatttgcctaaattaaatacaaataaattaaaatatattattttaagttattttctggaatttatttttgatattctgtctctccatgtttgaatacatattatcataaatttatagactgatcatgtctttattagtgggctaaccggcaaaatcagaaagggatcaaatacatattggactcactgtatctctctctctctctctctctctctctctctctctctctgtcctcactggtaataatatcttgtatcttctagggatgcaaacgattaatcgacgtTAATCGATCAatacgttaatcgattaaaaaacattaatcgcaattaatcgacaattcaattgacgagacccaggtgaaatgggcatgtgaagagtgtgtgtgaagaggggtgtgaatagtgggaatatttaaatcacctttggattaaagaatttaaatagaattaatcTTAATGTGGTATTTTGtctcattttttatatatattgttttagatttagtagtttttttgttcaagaaacattgagatttcggggggaaaacgctgcttatcaactaatcgtaagtcgatcgatacggccatcaactaatgattaatgaattaatcaataatttgcatccctggtATCTTCACATAGCCTCGTAACATCAGAGGCcgctgtcttcctcttcctcctcctgatgATGAAGACGGCACCAATCACCACCAATGCCAGCACAGCCACACCTCCCACAACAATGCCAGCCATCTCCCTTACAGCCATCTCATatagtgcaggttcagttgtaagtttaggaacatttcatatagatttttccattcagcattttttttacttctaggacccccccgaatacaaatccacctgtttccaattttttccttaatatttagtggcaaatccaagatggctgccattgtgtacagaacattCGCCATTAATACTGTTTTAAGGATTGCATTTCctcagttaatcttttttttcatttccaggacaacatttcatagaaaaccacttgtttccaatgttttgcttgttttttagtgggaaaatcaagatggctgacatcatatttggcaaaattggcatatttagtattttttaagTCTATTCAGCCATttttgtagcctgataaaccagactaaatgtggatgtctaatttagtctggcctcgatgcataatacatccgaagattgttgatgagaacaaccttccctcaaaaccctgctcgctttgattcaaaacacatctttgcgttgtaattggtttgccagattcatggcattctggcttcattgaatcattatgcgaggccagacccacccgtagacaaaacattttgccgtccagcgggtggcgctggttcaccaggctaccagtgttgacttttattggtaatatttgttacatgactgaagtcagccatcacataaactaaatccattacaaaatccaagatggccgacatttcatatagcaaaatcaatattaacataatgctttcaggtctataaagccattcatttgtgaatttaagcacataagattttgtgcaggtccaaaacaggtacctgttatgcagtgctacctgtacagtagcattgcatatgcactggtttggctgcctatgtcaaggccaaggcctacaaagttgcttcagggtcggcttcagcttatctgaaggctatgaaaccaaatgttctgcctgggatgctgcattcctccaattccaacaatcttgccatgctctcagactgctcacagaactaggctctttggcatgGCAGTCAATgtacacccatgaccctagtaatggccaaattatcatacctttgtaagacctttggcatcatgaagtattggtggcacaagtgtgaatgtaaattgtgtctgcctccagaaattttgggccccacaaaagatttgatttttgggcccccataagggcccctgtcagtgctgtcagtgcttggcgcccatgtctgcctcaacgatgctacagagtattctctctatattaatgtgtggaatgaggtagtcctattgcccactcttctggatagttctatgaaatgaattaataggatttttttgtacttcctgatcagtctatagagtttagttggaggcaactggccttttttttgcaactggcaaattgcaagccaatctttgcgcacaacatttaagTTGTCACCCCAAACTTCAGATGTTCTTCCTCTGAAActgaggatggacagagggctccactcctgtcatgAAACACACCGGCTCGAtctgctgctatgctattgagatcaggggtcagttcagatatagatgagatctaggttatttgctagttcaagggtttttggacaccatattgaattttggcaaaatatgagataaatgttgataacatttcatgtaatgacagttatgtgtctatcaaaatattaccaataggcgtacaatactgcagaatggctttatagacggtagccccttaatgcacgccttacctcctgtggcatgctgtaatcattgaaagttaaccaccatagtactacactgctatgacagtacacagggccattACTAATGCACTAAGACTTgctcattgcctttctggtaacagaaaatgtataacgACACGTCTTAATGGATTaaaagtagagatgtacaggatccaagatccggttccggatccggcaggataatagggtttttcacaggatccggatccggcaggatcttaagcagtggatctggtatccggcagttacctaaaaatcagtatctggtgcatctctaggtttttcagtcagtctttcactaccccaattgctgcatggagtgaacgaactttggaagcggccagtgcaggcagtgtggcagtcagccaatgagtcttaaaaatagccaacgtaataaaaagggcccacatgtgcgagttggctatgtgtttcaaccctttcataggatccggtatccggttccggatccggcaggatcttaagcagtggatccggtatctggcaggatcctaaaaatcaggatccggtgcatctctagttcaaaCACGAAAATGTCCTTGttttgctataatgtcagcaatcttggattttgcttctgaaagttaaagggaaaataaaaacaagttgttttgttCAGAGGGGGTCttacaaataaataggataagacacattacctggtcttaaaaagagccgttcaatgccttttctgatgtcatgttgaatttttgcaacagattgaataatttttgaatgaagttcatgtaatggctgactgagCAGTCCTTCATCCAtcgtgaatattacaaatacaagaaaaaaacaatgactttacactttacactctacaccaaatacataatttatgctatatgtcatgtcagccatcttagattttggtactaaaacttaaggggcgggggtggaaacaggttgttttttgttcagggggtgtaagaaatataaaatacaccaattccaaaaatgtatatgacatgtttctttcaattacattcaattgtgttagaatatgaccatatatccgccatcttggattttgggcgtttccacttcagaaaaaaaatggaaaaaggtGGATTCGAAGACTATGAggtctgtagttgataaaaaacacaaattggaaaaatctatatgaaatgttcctaaaccttatttttgggacaattgaacctgcactaaTAGTTGTTCATCTGTTCAGCTACCCCTTGGACATCAAATGCCTTGGCCATTTTCCACATATTGGTGTCATTGACTCGTACCCAggctttgtccccctctgttatGACAACCACAGTGTCTGTGGTCATCCCATTGATGATGGGTGGGCAGGTGAATGGTGGCAGGTGTATCGGCAGCAGCTGCCCACCTGTGAAGATGCCCGACTGGACGCAGTAGAGCACCTCACACCCATCACTGATGGCAGCCAGGTGCTGGCTGAAATTGGGTGGGCAGCGACGTTGGccgcactgtaaaaaatgcctgttgaaattacggcaaaaaactgtcaaattgcaacagtcagggaccgtaaaatgtaaaacagtttatctctgtactaaatatggcaagccactatttagtcaaaaagcgctacataactttatttttgataggtgtcatatgtagaaaatactggactgttctctgtaaacgaagatattggaaaataccgttaagtgagatgaagtagtcaagaaacggtacataactttatttttcactggtgtcaatatgtacaaaatactgaactgttcactgaaaagaaaatattggaaaataccgttaagtgaagatgaagtagtcaagaaacggtacatgactttatttttcactggtgtacacatatgtacacagcaaatttgccagagttcgattgatcagagttagactggtgttaaaCTGAACTTCCCATttgctctttgatgtaaaagtgcccttcagcagaggtgtcttttagtgtttAAAAGTGAGCTAGAAAGTGAGGCCTAACAGCAATTGCTGACAtagggtaattaattaataattcaataatttaataataggcctacttttcatttaataattaatactactactaataatgataatttgcataaataatactacaaccatgtataatgaggccaacactatctgatgtaatccccccccccccaaaaaaaaagaaaggccctgaaaagtgtgtgtgtagggggggggtgggttgttgcgctccatgcggctctcctcctgacttttttcccctaatgtggctcttgaggaaaaaatagtgagtatcactgggctagtataatctgaaaaagtctacctgggacagtaatcccttgagctcttagaagtagcccagtctatttgaaactgtcattctaccccatccgaatcaatctatcaatcaattcctgacctcacctgagtgccaagggctgtcatgcaatgattaacttactgcctgcacctgccaaatgcttcatcactcgggtcacatggttcacttgaacatgtatttaaacagggactgttgcattgtactgctcactggttgctagctagctagctggctggctgtaaggccggctggccggctggctggctgctggcctgccctcacctggccggcccggctagcaggtcacgttgtaagggtggctgcatggtggcttgctaactagcttgtttgttagcttgcttgccccgctagctttggccttcattttccttaaggttattttcaggccttttttaaataaagaatggatttgcatacccttcattgatgatactagagtggtccacctgcctgcactagacaatctggcaattggacatttatttaggtatctaattaagttgatgtttattggactccaatgagtagaatcagtctaatcagttgtctgtgattgcaactctataattggactcacctgagtataattagtccaatcagttgtctgattgtaacgctataattgaactcacctgaatataatctgtccaatctgttttggcaaccactgctgccataattttaccgtaaaatgtaaaaaaaataataccgttatttatttaacggtaggctttggcaaccactgctgccataatcttaccgtaaaatgtaaaaaggaaatataccgttatttgtttaaaggtagactttggcaaccactgctgccagcaattttccgtaaaaacaacagttctttttttactgtgcgcCCATGAGCGGATTTCCAGCCTCGCAGCTGAAGAATCCCCCGAAAGGCACTGAGAATCGTGTACCGGCCTCGTAGTCTTTACTCAAACAGAGCATCAGACCGGTTGTTAGCAGTTTGAGTGGGTTGTACTGGGGAGGACAGCTGCGGGATTTAGTCAAAGGGTTGTCCATTGAAGGGCTGTAGAGGCCACCAAACAGGAAGCCAGAGACCGTCTCGGTTTCCTCCACTGTGGAGCACCAGTAAGTCTCGATGTTGGCACGTCTGATACGATAGACATCACTGCACACATTTTTGCAGCATGTTTGGATTAGCCAACACTTTTCGCACTCCTGGTGGCATTCGTAACGAGTGTAGCCTTCTTCCATCATCTGTGATCGCAACAAGGTTTCCTGGTAGGGCTCCTGACATGTGTAGTTGCCAGTTTCTGGGTTATTCTGCCCCTGCACTTCGCAAATCAAATGTCCATCTTCAGTGATCTGGGTGCAGCGTTGATAAATGCCACCAAATGTTGGGTTAGTTGCAGGCCCTTCACAGCTGCCGTCATCCACATTGGCCTGAAAGTTGAAATTCTTTGAATCTGGCTTGACACACCCTGGACGTGTGTTAACAGTGTAATAACGCTTGACAGCTTGGCGAACTGACCAGGCCAGTTTCCCAACAGTTGGTTCTGGCATGTTGGGGAACACAGCCTTGGTGATAAAGTAGTGGAGAGGCATACCCGTGCGGTCTATGGCTGCCAGATTGTTTACGATGCTTTCTTGCCACTTTTGCAGAGTGATTCCAGGGTAGAATGGTGCTCCACCATGGCTCACTGTCAGTGAGTATGTGACATTCCCCTCATAGTTGCTCATATTCCCCTGCACATCTTTGCTGCCAATTTTAAAGTTCACTTTGTTGAAAAAGCTCTGTCCGGCTGATGCTGAGACTGAGTGAGTAGATTTGTCCACGTTAGACACATAAGAGGCTTGAAGGTATTCCTCCATCACCAATGAAGCTCCTGCTTCGATAGTTGTTATCACGTGGGTGCCATAGTGTAGGATCAGCTTCTCTGAAAGGTAAGCTGCTAGGCGTGTTTGGTTGTTTTCTATGGCGTCAGCAATTTCCATGGCCTGATGAGTGAAGCGAGAGTCCAGGGTGAAGCCTGGGTACGCTTTCACAGTATAGAGATGGTTCCGCACCTATGGGAAAATTTGGGAATGTGTAAATGAGCAATCTGTCTTTTGACTGGTATAAATAAGCAACAAATAGCCTCATATAAATTGCATGCAAGCAACAACTTGAGGAAATTCCATATAGACATGCTGGATGTTTCCATGAATGAGCAACCAAGGTAGAGCCCCTTCCAACATTACTGATTTAAATGGCAGAATACCACCAAGGAATTTCATCCCACTTAAAACCATGTTTGGCTATCTCatctaattatatccccgaaacgcactaggtctttcgtgttaacgcgagtTTTGAACGGgtggttggatttgtcccagattgggtgtgtgaatgctctagggtaggatcatgaactgattagagtttggaggtcaacactttcaagatggccgaatttttgtttggtctataacttctgaccgggtggatggatttgtccaagATTtgttgtgtgaatgctctagggtagggtcatggactgattcgagtttggaggtcaacactttcaagatggccgaattgaAAATCGCTGAATTTTTTTTTGGCCcttaacttctgaccagttggatggatttgtcctagAATGGTGTgttaatgttctagggtagattcatgaactgattagattttggaggccagcactttcaaaatggcagaattttCATTTGGTCCTTAACTTCTCGGTGGATTGATTTGAccagtaacaccttattttaatggttcaccatttcagtgaatctaccacattaggtacagtgtaataaccagtgtaacaatatgcaataccatgtaataccacttaccagtgtaaccagtgtaacaatatttaataccatgtaataggcctactagtgtaataccagtgtaacaatatgcaataccgtGTCataccacacacaaatacatgatgtatgtacaaaattggtacatggtgttacactggtattacatggtattaaatattgttacactggttattacactgtacctaatgtggtagatccactgtaatagtgaaccattaaaacagtgttaccatttgccacatttttttgcttcattttctcaatagtcgtttggttttaagcctatgcacgtcattgatctatgatattaaatatatttgttttatattttgtatttatcatatatgtTTATAAAAaggtggacaggagtggtaggaatgatgggggactggaagcgtcgcgttttggggatatttcttaagcagtcgaaggcgactgcacaggccaaCTTATTACATAACTTAACGGTTAGTTGCCTGCTTTGATGGAAATGAAGACACTTACTTGTACATGGGCAGTGACAGAAGACTCCCTGTCTTGGTGCGTCTTCATGCGTTCATTCTCCAAGGAGAACTTTCCATTGAGAACGGGGAAGAAAGACGCTTCTGCGTTGATGGAACGGGATGTGGTGCTGCGCTGGTCTAGCCATGAGGTGATGATGTCAGAGTTAGTCTCTACTCTACTGACTTTCTGTGGAATCACAAAAACTTCGTCAGGAATGAGGTAGACTCCGTCCTCTGTCGTTTGGCACTGGGAATAGCTGAAGTTCATCACTCTTCCCATGTCCAGATTGCGGAGGTTGTCCCATCCTCCACCTGGTAACACCTCTAGAGCCCTGAGTGCCCCGTTGCTACGGCATTCTCGCAGTCCATTACTTTGATGGGAAAGTGGATAACCGCTGATGCTACTGAGAGCCAAGACAAGGTAGGTAAGTACGAGATGCAGAGCCATGGTTCCCTGAAATGAGACACTCACAAGACTGGGCAAGGTTTAAATACAGTAGCAGAGAGAATGATGGTTGAGTTTCACTTGCGTTTCTCCTGAAACCACAGAACAGAGTGGGCATGTTTATGTACCTGCACATAACAGGGAATAAAAGGGCAGAGGGAGTGTGAGACTACTGTGCCCTTGTGTACTGTTTGTGACCTCAGGGACTGTTACTaggccacacacgcacagacacacactatgcaaacacacacacacacacacacacacacacacacacacacacacacacacacacacacacacacacacagagagagagagagagagagagagagagagagagagagagagagagagagagagagagagactgtatcaCTGTATTTAGTACCAGGAGGCAGGGGCATATACACAGttgaaggcaaggcaagtttatttgtatagcacacctcatacacagatgcagtccgagctggactgggaccacaaaccggcctGGGCAACTTTGGCTTATACCAGCCCTTCACCTTCACCCCAATACTACAGTTATGATGGGCtgagtccactgtatattaagcaTGCACCTATGGGCtgcccatctaaattgtgggccggtctaTGATGGACAAAAAAACCCCGAAAGCATTGGCCCCTAAGGACCGTTGACAGACCGGGTGAATTCCCTGTATGCCAGGTTACCAATCCAACCCTGAATACAGTTCAATGTGCGtcacaaaaaataaagtaaaaggtATAAAGAAAACACAAAATTTTACAAAGAAAGCATTAAATGATTAGAATACAAGAAacttaaaacatttaaataatacattaattcaTCAAAATCAAAGAAAATTTCGAACATTTAAATCAAAAGGCAGACAAATAATTGCAAagactacacacatgcacgcgcacacacacacacacacacacacacacacacacacacacacacacacacacacacacacacacacacacacacacacacacacacacacacacacacacacacacaagaaaagacatgaatacacacacacacacacacacacacacacacacacacacacacacacacacacacacacacaccctgcatgcaTCGCAAATAGTGTGAATGTAAATATGTCAAAGCGATCTTTCCCAGCACAGGGGATTGAACCCACTGCTTCAGGCTGCCTGTCTGTCATGTAAtgtacacagtctctctctctccctctctctctctctcagacacattcTCACTTTCATCCCCATCACACTTTTCTGCCCTTTTTCGCATGTtggtacacacactgacaacatATATGttgtatgtagagta is a genomic window containing:
- the LOC134438676 gene encoding macrophage-expressed gene 1 protein-like gives rise to the protein MALHLVLTYLVLALSSISGYPLSHQSNGLRECRSNGALRALEVLPGGGWDNLRNLDMGRVMNFSYSQCQTTEDGVYLIPDEVFVIPQKVSRVETNSDIITSWLDQRSTTSRSINAEASFFPVLNGKFSLENERMKTHQDRESSVTAHVQVRNHLYTVKAYPGFTLDSRFTHQAMEIADAIENNQTRLAAYLSEKLILHYGTHVITTIEAGASLVMEEYLQASYVSNVDKSTHSVSASAGQSFFNKVNFKIGSKDVQGNMSNYEGNVTYSLTVSHGGAPFYPGITLQKWQESIVNNLAAIDRTGMPLHYFITKAVFPNMPEPTVGKLAWSVRQAVKRYYTVNTRPGCVKPDSKNFNFQANVDDGSCEGPATNPTFGGIYQRCTQITEDGHLICEVQGQNNPETGNYTCQEPYQETLLRSQMMEEGYTRYECHQECEKCWLIQTCCKNVCSDVYRIRRANIETYWCSTVEETETVSGFLFGGLYSPSMDNPLTKSRSCPPQYNPLKLLTTGLMLCLSKDYEAGTRFSVPFGGFFSCEAGNPLMGCGQRRCPPNFSQHLAAISDGCEVLYCVQSGIFTGGQLLPIHLPPFTCPPIINGMTTDTVVVITEGDKAWVRVNDTNMWKMAKAFDVQGVAEQMNNY